The Anastrepha ludens isolate Willacy chromosome X, idAnaLude1.1, whole genome shotgun sequence genome includes a window with the following:
- the LOC128870013 gene encoding uncharacterized protein K02A2.6-like: protein MTAQRIQRWAITLMGYQFQIKYRKTTNHANADALSRLPSGPDEDFDNGEINQVVAIQTPIDIEVIRQSTNSDKILRRVKEYIQKGWPHKLCPNDQDLRPYFNRKLSLITQNDLILLQSDVTRVTIPYSLRDQVLRQLHDGHWGVVKMKQLARQHCWWDGIDNDIARIAAGCENCKLAGSSDLREYSSWPEPQAPWQRVHIDFAGPVFGSMWLLCIDAFSQFPFVYKLANTTTESTIFALTTLFASEGLPETIVSDNGPQLTADAFKTFCHQNAIKHITIAPFHPPSNGLAERFVRTFKTAVKKNIDDGLQVNESVLKFLSSYRTMPKAKGISPAHLLHGRPARTLFSQMFSVENDKNDFKQTSTKFSSNESVYIRNYGRGEKWLKGVVDRHLGKVMYVVRTSMGYFKRHQNQMKSRHLNDAKPVEDSRGGPNSVTNILLPDTMVDTANEQSQEQPRSPLEVRRSGRIRRSVHRYQAEDFRN from the coding sequence ATGACGGCTCAACGTATCCAGCGATGGGCTATTACGCTCATGGGGTaccaatttcaaataaaatatcgcAAAACAACAAATCACGCAAACGCTGACGCATTATCGAGATTACCATCGGGTCCAGATGAAGACTTCGACAATGGTGAAATTAACCAAGTTGTCGCTATACAAACTCCAATTGATATTGAGGTCATACGGCAAAGCACCAACAGCGACAAAATACTACGAAGAGTTaaagaatatattcagaaaggaTGGCCGCATAAGTTGTGTCCAAACGACCAGGATCTCCGGCCATATTTCAATCGTAAGTTGTCCTTGATTACTCAAAATGACTTGATTTTATTACAGAGTGATGTCACACGGGTTACTATTCCATACTCATTACGTGATCAAGTTTTGCGTCAGCTTCATGATGGACATTGGGGTGTGGTAAAAATGAAACAACTAGCACGACAACATTGTTGGTGGGATGGCATCGATAATGATATAGCGAGAATAGCAGCTGGATGCGAAAACTGCAAACTAGCGGGTTCAAGTGATCTGCGGGAATATTCAAGCTGGCCTGAACCACAAGCACCTTGGCAGAGGGTTCACATTGATTTTGCTGGTCCGGTATTTGGTTCTATGTGGCTTCTGTGCATAGACGCGTTCTCGCAATTTCCATTTGTTTACAAACTAGCAAATACAACGACGGAATCAACGATTTTCGCATTAACTACCCTTTTTGCTAGTGAGGGTTTGCCAGAAACTATAGTAAGTGACAATGGCCCACAACTTACGGCCGATGCGTTCAAAACATTCTGTCACCAAAATGCTATTAAGCACATCACGATTGCACCGTTTCACCCACCTTCTAATGGACTGGCTGAAAGATTTGTGCGTACTTTTAAAACAGCCGTAAAAAAGAACATAGATGACGGCTTGCAAGTAAATGAATCGGttctaaaatttctttcatCTTATCGCACTATGCCAAAAGCAAAAGGCATATCACCAGCACATCTTTTACATGGTCGTCCTGCACGTACTCTCTTTTCGCAAATGTTTTCAGTGGAAAATGACAAAAATGACTTTAAACAAACTTCAACCAAATTTTCATCTAACGAAAGTGTCTATATTCGCAACTATGGCCGCGGAGAAAAATGGTTAAAAGGGGTCGTGGACAGACATCTTGGAAAAGTCATGTACGTAGTAAGAACTAGTATGGGCTACTTTAAACGACatcaaaatcaaatgaaatctcGCCATCTTAACGACGCCAAACCAGTTGAAGACAGCAGAGGAGGACCTAATTCAGTTACCAATATATTGCTACCTGATACTATGGTGGATACTGCTAATGAGCAGTCTCAGGAACAACCAAGAAGTCCACTAGAAGTGCGTCGAAGTGGCCGTATTCGTAGATCGGTACACCGCTACCAAGCTGAAGATTTTCGTAATTAA